A region from the Acinonyx jubatus isolate Ajub_Pintada_27869175 chromosome C2, VMU_Ajub_asm_v1.0, whole genome shotgun sequence genome encodes:
- the ETS2 gene encoding protein C-ets-2, with protein MNDFGVKNMDQVAPVSNSYRGTLKRQPALDTFDGSLFAVFPSLNEEQTLQEVPTGLDSISHDASSCELPLLTPCSKAVMSQALKATFSGFKKEQHRLGIPKNPWLWTEQQVCQWLLWATSEFSLVNVNLQRFGMNGHVLCNLGKERFLELAPDFVGDILWEHLEQMIKENQEKTEDQYEENSHLNSVPHWINSNSLGFGVEQAAYGVQTQNYPKGGLLDVCPSSSAPSALGSEQDFQMLPKSRLNTVSVSYCPVSQDFPGGSLNLLAGGSGKPRDRDSPENGTDSFESSDSLLQSWNSQSSLLDVQRVPSFESFEDDCSQSLCLNKPTMSFKDYIQERSDPVEQGKPVIPAAVLAGFTGSGPIQLWQFLLELLSDKSCQPFISWTGDGWEFKLADPDEVARRWGKRKNKPKMNYEKLSRGLRYYYDKNIIHKTSGKRYVYRFVCDLQHLLGFTPEELHAILGVQPDTED; from the exons atgaatgaTTTTGGAGTCAAGAACATGGACCAGGTAGCCCCTGTGTCTAACAGTTACAGAGGGACACTCAAG CGCCAGCCAGCTTTGGACACCTTCGATGGGTCCCTGTTTGCTGTTTTCCCCTCTCTAAATGAAGAGCAGACACTCCAGGAAGTGCCCACAGGCTTGGATTCAATTTCTCATG ATGCATCCAGCTGTGAGTTACCTCTGTTAACGCCGTGCAGCAAGGCCGTGATGAGTCAAGCCTTAAAAGCTACCTTCAGCGGCTTCAAGAAGGAGCAGCACCGTCTTGGCATTCCAAAGA ACCCCTGGCTGTGGACCGAGCAGCAAGTATGCCAATGGCTCCTCTGGGCCACCAGTGAGTTCAGCCTGGTCAACGTCAATCTCCAGAGGTTCGGCATGAATGGCCACGTGTTATGCAACCTGGGCAAGGAGCGTTTTCTGGAGCTGGCACCTGATTTTGTGGGTGACATTCTCTGGGAGCATCTGGAGCAGATGATCAAAG aaaaccaagaaaagacAGAAGATCAGTATGAAGAAAATTCACACCTCAACTCCGTTCCTCATTGGATTAATAGCAATTCACTAG GCTTTGGCGTGGAGCAGGCAGCGTATGGTGTGCAGACACAGAATTACCCCAAAGGCGGCCTCCTGGACGTGTGTCCATCATCCTCAGCACCCAGCGCACTCGGTTCTGAGCAGGACTTTCAGATGCTCCCCAAGTCTCGACTCAACACCGTCAGCGTCAGTTACTGCCCCGTCAGTCAGGACTTCCCAGGCGGCAGCTTGAACCTTCTCGCTGGCGGTTCTG GAAAGCCCCGGGACCGTGACTCCCCTGAGAACGGCACGGACAGCTTTGAGAGCTCGGACTCGCTGCTGCAGTCCTGGAACAGCCAGTCGTCGCTGCTGGACGTGCAGCGAGTGCCTTCCTTCGAGAGCTTCGAGGATGACTGCAGCCAGTCCCTGTGCCTCAACAAGCCGACCATGTCCTTCAAGGACTACATCCAGGAGCGGAGCGACCCGGTGGAGCAGGGCAAACCAGTCATACCTGCGGCGGTGCTGGCCGGCTTCACAG GAAGCGGACCTATTCAGCTGTGGCAGTTCCTCCTGGAATTACTCTCGGACAAGTCCTGCCAGCCATTCATCAGCTGGACCGGGGACGGATGGGAGTTCAAGCTCGCTGACCCCGATGAG GTGGCCCGCCggtgggggaagaggaaaaacaagCCCAAGATGAACTACGAGAAGCTGAGCCGCGGTTTGCGCTACTACTACGACAAGAACATCATCCACAAGACGTCGGGCAAGCGCTACGTGTACCGCTTCGTGTGCGACCTGCAGCACCTGCTGGGGTTCACCCCCGAGGAACTGCACGCCATCCTGGGCGTCCAGCCCGACACGGAGGACTGA